CTGCCGATGGAATTTGCGGCAGAAGCCGATAAGTTGCTGAGCCTCAAGCTTGAAAATTCGGTCGGCTGAGGAGATTTGCAGTCGCGCGGGGTTCGACTGCCACAGAAGCAGGGTTTGGGATCTGGCGATTGCTGGATCGATGCAGAAAATTAAGGGCGAGAGCGATGATTCGAGACGGAAGTGAGGTCATTCTATCGGTACGCGACCTCAGTGCGAGTATCGACGACAAGCAGATCCTCAAGAAGTTGGATCTAACCGTTAAAGCCGGAGAGATCCACGCCATCATGGGGCGTAACGGTTCGGGTAAGAGCACGTTTTCGAAAGTCCTGGCCGGGCATCCGAGTTACCAGGTAACGGGCGGCGAGATCGAGTTCTGTGGAGCAAGTGCGCTCGATTTAGAGCCAAACGAGCGTGCCCTGGCAGGCATCTTCTTGGCGTTTCAGTATCCAATTGAAGTTCCGGGTGTCAGCAACCTCGACTTTCTGAGAACTGCTTACAATGCCCTGCGCAAGCATCGCGGGCAGGACGAGCTCGATCCGTTTGACTTTGAAGACCTTGTCGAGGAAAAGCTTGAGGTCGTCCGTATGGACCCGAGCTTCCTAGAGCGCAGTCTCAACGAAGGTTTCTCGGGCGGTGAGAAGAAACGCAACGAAATCCTGCAGATGGCGCTGCTCGAACCCAAGCTTGCCATTCTCGACGAAACGGATTCGGGACTGGATATCGATGCATTGAAGATCGTTGCCAGTGGCGTCAACCAACTGGCGACGCCGGACAACGCAACCGTCCTGATCACGCACTATCAACGTTTGTTGAATTACATCGAACCCGACTACGTACACGTAATGTACGAGGGTCGCATCGTCAAGAGTGGTGGCAAAGAGCTGGCATTGGAACTCGAAGAACGCGGCTACGACTGGCTGGACGTTCAAGTCTCGGCGGAGGCGATCGCATGAGCGTGCGAACATCAAACGCGATCGCTTCCGAGAATCGTTCGGTGAGCGGAACCGCAATCGAGACGAGTGGCGACTTGACGCCGTTGCTGCAGCAGTGCCGGAGCGAACTAGTTGCTCCCACCGATGAAGTCGATACGTGGTTGCGTCAGTGGCGCGGCGAAGCCTGCGCACGCTTGACTGCCGCACGGATGCCGACGCGGCAGGACGAAGAGTGGCGGTTCACGGACCTGTCACCGTTGTTCGAGCTTGACGTCCAACAATCTGCAGAATTGGTTGATGTCGTTGCCAAAGATATCGAGGCGATGACTTTACCGGATACAGCCGGCAGCCGCTTGGTCTTTGTGAATGGATTCTTCGCGGCACACCTGTCCGACACGAGTGCGCTGCCGGACGGGGTCTTTGCGGGCAATCTCGCGCAGCTGGGCGCGGAAAAGGCCGCCCGCTTGCCGGACTATCTCGGCCGGCAGGAAGGTCGTCAAGAGGTTTTCACTGCTCTCAATGAAGCCGGGATTGCTGACCTAGCCGTTGTTTGGGTAGAGCCCAACGTCGTTGTCGAGCACCCGATTCAGCTATTGTTCTTGGCAGCTCCAGGCGAGCGATCGCTCTTGATTCAGCCGCGATCGCTTGTCGTTGCCGGTCGCAGTTCGAGCGTGCAGATTGTCGAGCAGTTTGCAACGCTCGCAGACAATGCCAACAGTTCCTATTGGACGAATAGCGTTTCTGAGTTTTGGCTGGACGCCAACGCGCAGATCGCACACACGCGCTGCCAGTTGGAATCTGCCTCGGCGGCAATTCACATCGGTCGCACGGCCGTCGGACAAGCGCGTGACAGTCGCTACACCTGCAACGCGCTCGATGTCGGCGCGCGTCTGTCCCGTCACAATCTCGATGTTTACGTGGAGGGCGAGCAGGCCGACACGCGGCTGAACGGGCTATCTCTGGCGGACGACAACCGCCTGACCGATACTCACAGTGCCATTTACCTGCGCGCGCCACACTGCACGAGCAATCAACTGCACAAATGCATCGCCGGCGATCGCGCCCATGCCGTTTTCAACGGCAAAGTATTCGTGCCGAAGATCGCGCAACTCACCGATGCCGCTCAGCTCAACCGCAATTTGATGCTGTCGCCGAAGGCGCGGATCGATACCAAACCGCAGCTGCAGATCGTGGCGGACAATGTGAAGTGCTCCCATGGCGCGACAGTCGGTCAACTCGAGCCGGACGAAATCTTCTATCTGCGCAGTCGCGGATTGGACGAAGCCGCTGCGCGAAATTTGTTGGTTGCAGCCTTTGCAGCCGAAGTTATCGACCGCATTCCGATCGCCCGACTGCGCGATCGCTTAGCTGCTCATGTTGCCAGCGCGTTCCTGACTTGACAGGCGCATCGCGGCTCCGGGCTGGAGACGCGATCGCCCTAGTCCGTGGGTGTGTGATACGCCAACCGTTCCCGACTGCTAGTGAAGCTTTGTCGCTATGACTCTCACTCAGAACAAGCCTCTTGCTGCTGAAGTCCGCGCCGATTTCCCGATTCTCAACCAGGAGATCCACGGCAACCCGCTGATTTATTTCGACAACGCGGCAACTTCTCAAAAGCCAGTCGCCGTGCTGAATGCTTTACGCGACTATTACGAAAACGACAACGCCAACGTGCATCGCGGCGCGCACGCATTAAGCGCGCGGGCAACTGAGAAGTACGAGGCCGCTCGCGATAAGGTTGCGGCTTTTGTCAATTCAGCATCGCGCAACGAGATTGTCTTCACGCGCAACGCGAGCGAAGCCATCAACCTCGTTGCCCATACCTGGGGGGCGAGCAATCTACAAGCCGGTGACGAGATCGTCCTGTCGGTAATGGAACACCACAGTAACCTCGTGCCCTGGCAGATGCTGGCAAAGCGGACGGGTGCCGTACTCAAGTACGTCGAATTGACGCCTGACGAAACGTTCGATTTCGATGGGTATCGCGCGCTTGTCTCAGATAAAACCAAGCTCGTCGCGATCGTCCACGTGTCAAATACGCTCGGCTGTATCAATCCGGCTGCGGAGATTATCGCGATCGCCCACCGTTATGGCGCGAAGGTTCTGCTCGATGCCTGCCAGAGCGTGCCGCACATGCCCATCGACGTCCGGGCACTCGACTGCGACTGGTTGGTGGCCAGCGGTCACAAAATGTGCGCGTCGACCGGAATCGGCTTCCTCTACGGCAAGCTCGCGTTACTAGAGTCGATGCCGCCGTTCCTCGGCGGGGGCGAAATGATCGGCGAGGTCTTTCTCGATCGCTTCACAACGGCCGAACTCCCCCACAAGTTCGAGGCCGGCACGCCGGCGATCGGTGAGGCGATCGCTTTGGGAGCGGCAGTTGATTATCTGAGCGATCTTGGCATGGATCGCATACATGCTTATGAGGAAGAACTAACCACACATTTGTTCGCCAAGCTGCGGACGCTGCCCGAAGTGCGGATTTACGGTCCCCAACCAGCCGCAAATGGCTGCGATCGCGCTGCCCTGGCTTCATTTAACGTAACCGGAGCGCATGCCAGCGACCTCGCAACGTTGCTCGATCGAGACGGGATCGCAATTCGCTCGGGGCACCACTGCACGCAGCCGCTGCACCGGATTCTGGGTGCGTCGGGCTCGGCCCGCGCGAGCTTGTATTTTTACAACACGCACGCAGAAATCGACACCTTTGCTGCTGCCTTGTGCGAAACGATCGATTTCTTCTCGAGCGCCCTAAATAACTGAGCCAATCGTCATAAATTGGTTTGGCGAGGCGGTTGGAGAAGATGGAACCCGAGGTCGAGGTGCGCTCAGCAGTTTCCAGGCGCTTGCAAACGTTCGCGCAAAGGACGTGGATGCATCAGGTTTGGCGACTGCACTCTGAGCCAACCCTGCCCGAGCGATCGCCATGACGGCTGGAACCCTTGGAAACGCAAAAATTTATTACTTACGAGGTTTTGCACGTCCTGAGACTTGCATGCTGGGTAGAAGGGGCAGACTTGCCCAGGACCCGAGTTAGTGTGAAGTCAAACGCTGAATCAAACACCGGCTCGAAGCTAGGCACACAGCTGCATTGTCATTTTCGGAGTTCGATTACCCTCTCTGCGTAAATTGAGATCGCCTCCAGTTGATGTCCTCACCCCGGATGCTGCATAGCTGCAGGATTCCCCAACAAAACGACGATCGTTAGTGAATTTTTATCAAGGACCATTATTTATAAAGTGAGGTATCGGTCCGGGGATTGTTAACGGCTGTAGAAGTCGGCATCCCCATTGATAGCAGCGAGGATAGATGGACCAGTTATTTTCTATCTGCTCGACTGCTAAGTGCTAAAACGCGATCGCGTAGGATTGGAGTGAGTCAATCTTCTTCTCACTACCACGAAATCTTTTCCAATTCTCCATGGCTTTTCTGCACGTGCCTTCTGGTTGGCAACTCCCCGAGCGAGCCGTAACCTCTGAAACCGTTTACTTCAACCGCCGCCGTTTCCTCAAGGGAGTTGTCGGCGCGAGCATTGGCGCAACCACCGTTTCCCTTGTCGGTTGCCAAAAGAACTCCAAAGCCCAATCGGCACTCCAGATGACCCTGGATTTGCCGGAGATCGAACCCCTAAGCACCAACCCCGCCTTTGCTCAAGTAGATCGCCCCGTAACAGATCGCCTGCTGGCCGGTCAGTATAACAACTTTTATGAATTTGGCGGCAACAAAAGTATTTGGCCCCAGGCACAAAACCTGCCGACCGATCCTTGGGCGGTAGAAGTGACTGGCTTGGTTCGGAAACCGCGCACGTTCGACCTCGACGACCTGAAACGCGAGTTTCCAGTCGAGGAGCGTATTTACCGTTTCCGCTGCGTCGAAGCGTGGTCGATGGTGTTGCCTTGGGTCGGCATCCCAATGCGAGCGCTCGTTGCTGCCGTCGAGCCGACTGCCAACGCAAAATACGTTCGCTTTACATCGTTGTACGACCCTGAAACTATGCCCGGACCGGGATTCCACCTGGGCTCTTTGCCTTGGCCTTACACAGAAGGGCTGACCCTCGACGAGATGAATTCAGAAGTAGCGTTCCTCGCGATCGGTATTTACGGTCGAGAGTTGCCCAAACAGCATGGAGCACCAGTACGCGCAGTGCTGCCCTGGAAGTACGGATTCAAAGGAGGGAAGTCAATCGTCAAGATCGAGTTTCTGGCCGAGCAACCGGCAACCTACTGGAATACGCTCGCTCCCAATGAGTATGGTTTCATCGCCAACGTCAACCCGACGAAGCCCCATCCGCGCTGGTCGCAAGCAACCGAAAAATTCATCAGTACCGGTCCCGACTTGTCCTGGGATATCGTGGAAACGCTGCCATTTAATGGCTACGGCGAATACGTCGCACACCTCTACCCATAACGCGATCGCGATCGACGCCACCAAGAGCCTCCGCTCGGTTTAGCGCTGCTGGGGCTCCCACAGTATGCTCATTTGCATAGGGCATTCGAGACTAGCTTTTGCTCGATCGAAGCGTAAGGTTGAATATCTAATGCCTTGTGGACGCCTGGAAAGCTCCAGGGTAGTTCGCGAGGGCAGTGTGACACAGTCTCATGCCGTGCCACACTCCGAAGTGAAGCGGTGTGAGTTCGACCGCATGCTGGCAGTCTCACGGGATTTGGGATAGTAGCCGCGAGTGAAGTAGAGCACGGCCCGGCGATTCCAAGCTGCAGCAAAGTCTGGGGTTTCGGCCGCGATCTCGCTCAATAGCGCTTCCGCTGCTTCCGGATCGCTCGCGTCGAGCGGAAATTGCGCCCGACGGAGCTGCTCGATGCCCCACACGCCTTTCTGTTGGAACCAAATTCGCCACAACTGAGCTGTGGCGGGCAGGCGGATCGATTCGTCAGAATCTCTGAGGTTTACCATGAGGCGGCCGACCAGACGATCTACTATCTCGGTAGGAGAAGTCTTCACCTTCCTTTGTGAAAGCCTTGCCTTGGTTCTGCCCGTCCTCGGCAACCAACGGTTTGGGAGTTCTTGGCGACGTTCTATGCTGTTAGGCCGTAACTGCCCTCACAACACCTGCCCCCACGACAGATCTTGCCCCCACAACTGATGTGGAGGCGAAGTCGGAGCACCAAAAAAGTTTATTGGGTGCCTTGCTCCGCGACAGCGATGATAGGCGTTATGATTCGCTGGAATCGCGATCTTTTTCGACGTCAGGTAACCAATCTGGGCGTTCTTGACCTTCCCAACCGGGCGGACGCTTCGAGTTGTACCAAGCCAGCGAGCCGATTGTGACAGCGGCAATGAAGCCGACGACATACACGGCTGTAAACCAGACCGGAAAGCTGCCGTCAGCAGCAGCCTCAGCTTGCATGAGATGCATAAATAATTGCGATACTGATGTCATTTTGTTCGTTATCCTCTAAGTGGCGACCGCATAGTACCAAAGCCAAGAGTTTCGAGCTTCCATCAAGGGATTGAGATTGCCGCGCGTAACATCGAACTCTGTCAGTCGATAGCACCGCGCGCACCCGGTCGTTGGTGAGTCCTGCAGTGAAGACGCGCTCCATCGTCAGTTGGGCGCCTAACGATAGCCGAGGTGACGCATGGCTGCCTCAGTCACCACGCGCCCGCGCGGCGTGCGACTGAGAAACCCGATTTGAAGCAGATAGGGTTCGTAAACGTCTTCGATGGTTTGAGCATCCTCGCCCGTGGCCGCAGCAATTGCGTCCAAGCCTACTGGTCCGCCGCCGAATTGCTGGATAGCAGTCTGCAGCACGGCGCGATCCGTCCAGTCCAAGCCCAGGGGATCTATTTCGAAGAGTTCCAGCGCGTCGGCCGCGATCGCGCGATCGACCGTACCCAATTCCTTGACTTGCGTAAAGTCGCGCACGCGCTTGAGCAAGCGATTGGCTACGCGCGGGGTGCCGCGCGCCCGGCGGGCGATTTCTAAAGCACCATCGTCGGTTACGGGCGTTTCGAGCAAGGCAGCCGTACGGTGCACGATCTGGCTCAACTCATCCGTATCGTAGTAACGCAAGCGCTGGATCATCCCAAACCGATCGCGCAGGGGGGAAGTGAGCGCTCCAACGCGAGTTGTTGCCCCAATGAGGGTAAATGGCGCCAGGGGAATGCTGCGCGTTCGGGCGCCTTGACCTTTGCCGATCGTGATGTCAATGCGGCGGTCTTCCATTGCCGGATACAACAACTCCTCGGTCATCCGATTGAGGCGGTGGATCTCGTCAATGAATAGGATGTCTCCGGGGTTGAGACTGACGAGCAAACCGGTAATGTCGCGCGGGCGCTCGAGCGCGGGTGCTGCTGTAATGCGACAGTTGACGCCCATCTCTGCGGCGAGGATCAGTGACATCGTCGTCTTGCCGAGTCCGGGCGGACCATACAGTAACAAGTGATCTAGAGCTTCGCTGCGTCCCTTTGCAGCGCGAATGGCAATATCGAGCACATCTTTGAGGTCTTTTTGACCGATGTAGTCGGACAAGCGGCGCGGACGAATCGATTCCTCCGCACCACTGGTCGTTTCGGCTGGCGTGGCTTCGGGCGCGATCGTCGCATCGCGGGGCACTCGCGATCGCGACGACATCTCGGGCACGGGGGACGCTGCCGGTGCGGCAGAATGAGGAATGCCGGGAAGGTCTGAGGAGCGTTTGATGGCCATCGGAATGCCAAACTCGGCGCGATATGCGTACGTAGGAACTACATTTTAAGGCCGTGACATGTTATCAAAACGAATTGTGCCGTGCTTGGATGTTAAAGCCGGGCGCGTGGTCAAAGGCGTAAATTTTGTTGAGCTGCGCGATGCAGGCGATCCGGTGGAACTGGCGCGCGCCTACGATGCTGCTGGTGCAGACGAACTCGTGTTTCTCGATATCACTGCAACCCATGAGGAGCGCGGCACGATTCTCGACGTCGTTTACCGTACGGCAGAACAGGTGTTTATACCACTCACGGTTGGTGGTGGTGTATCCAGCTTGGACCACATCAAAAACCTCCTGCGCGCCGGTGCCGATAAAGTTAGCATCAACTCCGCTGCCGTCCGCAACCCGGATTTTGTTGGCGCAGCTGCCGATCGCTTCGGCAACCAATGTATCGTCGTGGCGATCGACGCCCGCCGGCGCGAGGATCCCAACCGACCCGGTTGGGACGTCTACGTGCGCGGCGGCCGTGAGAACACGGGCATTGACGCGTTGGAATGGGCGCAAGCGGTCGAAGCTCGCGGTGCGGGCGAGTTGTTGGTCACCAGTATGGATGCCGACGGCACACAGGCCGGGTACGACCTAAAGCTGACGCGCGCGATCGCCGAACGCGTGCAGGTACCGGTCATTGCATCGGGCGGTGCGGGTACGGTCGAGCACATTCGCGCGGCTCTCGTGGAAGGGCAAGCAGAAGCCGCACTGCTGGCTTCGCTGCTCCATTACGGTCAGCTCACCGTGGCAGAAATCAAAACTTACCTGGGCGACCGCTGCGTTCCGATTCGTGCGACCTAGAACCCAGATGCGACAGCCGGCAAGCGCACTTTTAACAAGGCAATTAACCCCACTCAAGGCAGCCTTGTTGAATCTGAAGAAAACCTGCCGTTCTCTTCCAGGCATCAACCTCAGGTGTAATATATTGAAAGAAAGGATGTTATATTTCGTTACAAAATGCTGTCTTTTGTGCTCGTGCTCGATGTGGCGCTGGTTGCCTGGTCGCTCCACTTAATGGAGTCGGCGTTCGCGGAGCAGGAGTTTTCGCTGGTGCTGGCTGGAACCCTCGTGGCCCTGTCGGCTGTTGCGATCTTGGTGTCTTACTTGTTGATGGGACATTGCTTGGGGTATTTAGCTTGAGAAAACACCGCGCCAATATCGCTGGTTAGGGCACGTGCGGAAGGGGCCGGCCCTCTACACAGACATTCAGTACAGACACTCAGTCAGTTTGGATGACGCGATCGTCCGTGCCGATCGCGCGCATGAGCTTCTGCTTGACCTGGGTATCGAACACATCCCACTTGAGCTGGGCGTACTGCGGGCGATCGTTAAAGCCATAGAGAAAGCCGATCTGCACTTCGAAGCCACCGGCCATGTAACGACCGCCCCCGAAATAGCGACCTTGCGTATCTCGTCCTAAGGCTTCCTTGATAAACTCGTCCGGATCGAGCGTCATTTTATTCGTCCGTAAAGAGCCAATCAACACTTCAACTTCGGCATCTTCACTGTGGACGATGCCATACACCACAGCGGTGTGGACGTTTTCCTCAGTAACAAGAAAGTCCGCCACCTGAGGGATGGCGTCGCGGTCGTCGTAACGCAAGTAACCGACCCCAGCAATGCAAAAGCCATTGTGGATGTAGCGGTTGCGCAGCGATCGCTCGATCGCGTCCATAACGCGCTTCGAGCGCGCCGATTTCAGCACCGCGTTCAGTAATTGTGCATCGTAGAACCGGCTGAGATACGCTACTGCCAAGTAATCTTCCTCGCGTGCTTGCAGCAAGGAGTTACTGTCGGAACGGATGCCGTGCATCAATGCGGTTGCACATTTAACGTGTTTGGTATTACCGGTATCGAACTGCAGTAAGCCTGCTTGTAAGTACTGAGTTAACATCGTCGCCGTTGCCCGCGTTTGGGATCTCAGATCTGCGAACTCGGCAGCGAGATCCCCTTGGTGGCTGTGGTGGTCGATGACGGCAACTATCGGTAGGTTTGCTTTCACGACCAGCGGCATGAGCTGACTGGTCGTACCTTGGCTGTCGATCAACACGCAGCCCGCATAGGGGGATAGGTCGCGTTCGCCAAGGGTATTGGCACCCCAACGCTTGGCTGGCAAACCCGTCAGCTTTACGAGCGCAATGTTCTCTTGGTGCGAGAGAGTACCCGCATAAACAATCTCGCACTGAATCTCGTACTGCTGGGCGATGAGCTGAAACGCCCACGCACTTGATAGCGCGTCCGGGTCTGGGAAATCTTGTAGCGGCAGTAACAGGCGCTCGCCTCGATGGCGGCCGAGTAGCTCGTGTAGGTTGTTGACGAGCCGCGTCAGCGCTGCATTTTCCGGAACGACAAAGGTCAATGCTGCTGCGACTGCTGTTTCGGACTCCGGGAAGTTCCATGAGGAGCTAACTTCCGGATGCGCGACAGCCATCCCGTTTGCGCGAACCTTCTGGGTCACCGCTCGGTCTTCAGAATTGACACCGGATTTGTGCGTGTTTGCTGGCATCTTGGCGAGTGCAGATGGCAAAGGCCTCGCAGCAGCTTAAAAGAGTGCGAAGAGCCACCGACATATTACTTTTGTTTAACCAATCTAGCGCCTGGAGCCGGTTGATTTCTAGATCGGGCGGCGATCGACGCCGGTACCGACTATACTTGGGCGACTCAGAAGCGAGTGATGGTCGGTCCAGAACCACGAGTTTTGGGCTGACGAACGCCACCGAGCGCGGTCGAGGAAATTCACTGACGGGGTGAAGACGGTCTCCGCGATCGCCCCAAAATACAGGACACTTGCAGAGTTAATACCAAATCAAAGAATTTTCGCGACAGATAGAGCGTCGAGAATGAAGTCATAGCCCGAGAGCGCAGCCATAACCTCTGGGGTGAGTTCCTCGAGCAGCTGCACGAGCTTGCTCTCCAGCTGCTCCAAGTCCTCAAACACTTCCCAGTGCAAGTCTCGCTTCAGGTGCTGCCACACTCGCTCGGCGGGATTGAGTTCAGGACAGTACAGCGGCTGGAATAGCAGCAT
The sequence above is a segment of the Rubidibacter lacunae KORDI 51-2 genome. Coding sequences within it:
- the sufC gene encoding Fe-S cluster assembly ATPase SufC yields the protein MIRDGSEVILSVRDLSASIDDKQILKKLDLTVKAGEIHAIMGRNGSGKSTFSKVLAGHPSYQVTGGEIEFCGASALDLEPNERALAGIFLAFQYPIEVPGVSNLDFLRTAYNALRKHRGQDELDPFDFEDLVEEKLEVVRMDPSFLERSLNEGFSGGEKKRNEILQMALLEPKLAILDETDSGLDIDALKIVASGVNQLATPDNATVLITHYQRLLNYIEPDYVHVMYEGRIVKSGGKELALELEERGYDWLDVQVSAEAIA
- the sufD gene encoding Fe-S cluster assembly protein SufD, which produces MSVRTSNAIASENRSVSGTAIETSGDLTPLLQQCRSELVAPTDEVDTWLRQWRGEACARLTAARMPTRQDEEWRFTDLSPLFELDVQQSAELVDVVAKDIEAMTLPDTAGSRLVFVNGFFAAHLSDTSALPDGVFAGNLAQLGAEKAARLPDYLGRQEGRQEVFTALNEAGIADLAVVWVEPNVVVEHPIQLLFLAAPGERSLLIQPRSLVVAGRSSSVQIVEQFATLADNANSSYWTNSVSEFWLDANAQIAHTRCQLESASAAIHIGRTAVGQARDSRYTCNALDVGARLSRHNLDVYVEGEQADTRLNGLSLADDNRLTDTHSAIYLRAPHCTSNQLHKCIAGDRAHAVFNGKVFVPKIAQLTDAAQLNRNLMLSPKARIDTKPQLQIVADNVKCSHGATVGQLEPDEIFYLRSRGLDEAAARNLLVAAFAAEVIDRIPIARLRDRLAAHVASAFLT
- a CDS encoding SufS family cysteine desulfurase, which translates into the protein MTLTQNKPLAAEVRADFPILNQEIHGNPLIYFDNAATSQKPVAVLNALRDYYENDNANVHRGAHALSARATEKYEAARDKVAAFVNSASRNEIVFTRNASEAINLVAHTWGASNLQAGDEIVLSVMEHHSNLVPWQMLAKRTGAVLKYVELTPDETFDFDGYRALVSDKTKLVAIVHVSNTLGCINPAAEIIAIAHRYGAKVLLDACQSVPHMPIDVRALDCDWLVASGHKMCASTGIGFLYGKLALLESMPPFLGGGEMIGEVFLDRFTTAELPHKFEAGTPAIGEAIALGAAVDYLSDLGMDRIHAYEEELTTHLFAKLRTLPEVRIYGPQPAANGCDRAALASFNVTGAHASDLATLLDRDGIAIRSGHHCTQPLHRILGASGSARASLYFYNTHAEIDTFAAALCETIDFFSSALNN
- the msrP gene encoding protein-methionine-sulfoxide reductase catalytic subunit MsrP, giving the protein MAFLHVPSGWQLPERAVTSETVYFNRRRFLKGVVGASIGATTVSLVGCQKNSKAQSALQMTLDLPEIEPLSTNPAFAQVDRPVTDRLLAGQYNNFYEFGGNKSIWPQAQNLPTDPWAVEVTGLVRKPRTFDLDDLKREFPVEERIYRFRCVEAWSMVLPWVGIPMRALVAAVEPTANAKYVRFTSLYDPETMPGPGFHLGSLPWPYTEGLTLDEMNSEVAFLAIGIYGRELPKQHGAPVRAVLPWKYGFKGGKSIVKIEFLAEQPATYWNTLAPNEYGFIANVNPTKPHPRWSQATEKFISTGPDLSWDIVETLPFNGYGEYVAHLYP
- a CDS encoding tetratricopeptide repeat protein; amino-acid sequence: MKTSPTEIVDRLVGRLMVNLRDSDESIRLPATAQLWRIWFQQKGVWGIEQLRRAQFPLDASDPEAAEALLSEIAAETPDFAAAWNRRAVLYFTRGYYPKSRETASMRSNSHRFTSECGTA
- the psb35 gene encoding photosystem II assembly protein Psb35, producing MTSVSQLFMHLMQAEAAADGSFPVWFTAVYVVGFIAAVTIGSLAWYNSKRPPGWEGQERPDWLPDVEKDRDSSES
- the ruvB gene encoding Holliday junction branch migration DNA helicase RuvB, giving the protein MAIKRSSDLPGIPHSAAPAASPVPEMSSRSRVPRDATIAPEATPAETTSGAEESIRPRRLSDYIGQKDLKDVLDIAIRAAKGRSEALDHLLLYGPPGLGKTTMSLILAAEMGVNCRITAAPALERPRDITGLLVSLNPGDILFIDEIHRLNRMTEELLYPAMEDRRIDITIGKGQGARTRSIPLAPFTLIGATTRVGALTSPLRDRFGMIQRLRYYDTDELSQIVHRTAALLETPVTDDGALEIARRARGTPRVANRLLKRVRDFTQVKELGTVDRAIAADALELFEIDPLGLDWTDRAVLQTAIQQFGGGPVGLDAIAAATGEDAQTIEDVYEPYLLQIGFLSRTPRGRVVTEAAMRHLGYR
- the hisF gene encoding imidazole glycerol phosphate synthase subunit HisF; this encodes MLSKRIVPCLDVKAGRVVKGVNFVELRDAGDPVELARAYDAAGADELVFLDITATHEERGTILDVVYRTAEQVFIPLTVGGGVSSLDHIKNLLRAGADKVSINSAAVRNPDFVGAAADRFGNQCIVVAIDARRREDPNRPGWDVYVRGGRENTGIDALEWAQAVEARGAGELLVTSMDADGTQAGYDLKLTRAIAERVQVPVIASGGAGTVEHIRAALVEGQAEAALLASLLHYGQLTVAEIKTYLGDRCVPIRAT
- a CDS encoding DHH family phosphoesterase; the encoded protein is MAVAHPEVSSSWNFPESETAVAAALTFVVPENAALTRLVNNLHELLGRHRGERLLLPLQDFPDPDALSSAWAFQLIAQQYEIQCEIVYAGTLSHQENIALVKLTGLPAKRWGANTLGERDLSPYAGCVLIDSQGTTSQLMPLVVKANLPIVAVIDHHSHQGDLAAEFADLRSQTRATATMLTQYLQAGLLQFDTGNTKHVKCATALMHGIRSDSNSLLQAREEDYLAVAYLSRFYDAQLLNAVLKSARSKRVMDAIERSLRNRYIHNGFCIAGVGYLRYDDRDAIPQVADFLVTEENVHTAVVYGIVHSEDAEVEVLIGSLRTNKMTLDPDEFIKEALGRDTQGRYFGGGRYMAGGFEVQIGFLYGFNDRPQYAQLKWDVFDTQVKQKLMRAIGTDDRVIQTD
- a CDS encoding transposase, encoding MDIGRLHTAKNLEFSENVMLLFQPLYCPELNPAERVWQHLKRDLHWEVFEDLEQLESKLVQLLEELTPEVMAALSGYDFILDALSVAKIL